The following proteins come from a genomic window of Planctomycetota bacterium:
- the dnaB gene encoding replicative DNA helicase, whose product MTRLARTRQHFEPQRIEIGKLFDKLPPHSIEAEMSLIGSLIMAGTENVHIVGEVMQAIKSPADFYQPRHAQIYECLLELYDQHQSIDLVQLMQRLRDRQADEAVGGIDYLVQLAESVPTSTNAPHYARIVRDKAKLRGLINAAGTILHEAYESAEPPNLILDKAEKLIFDIAQFATTDEAAALSDLVHQTFEALEARREAGGSITGLHTGYYQLDEMLSGLQRGEMIILAARPSMGKTALALNIAEHIAVDNRQPVAVFSIEMGKQQLAERLLSSRSGVDAQRMRRNMLNADDIGRLQSAGGELSDAPMFIDDTPGLSVLQLRAKARRLYSRHQIKAIMIDYLQLMTSPGAESRQNEVGEISRGVKALARELNVPVICLSQLNRNPEGRESKKPMLSDLRESGSIEQDADVVMMLHREDYYHHDDEWRAENPDKVGVAELIIAKQRNGPTGTVPLQFDGKTTRFNNLARGYSDIE is encoded by the coding sequence ATGACACGCCTCGCACGGACGCGCCAACATTTCGAACCGCAGCGCATTGAGATCGGCAAGCTTTTCGACAAGCTTCCGCCGCACTCGATCGAAGCGGAGATGAGTCTGATCGGTTCGCTGATCATGGCGGGGACGGAGAACGTGCACATCGTCGGCGAGGTGATGCAGGCCATCAAAAGCCCCGCTGATTTCTATCAGCCGCGTCACGCCCAGATTTACGAATGCCTGCTGGAGCTTTACGACCAGCACCAGTCGATCGACCTCGTGCAGCTCATGCAGCGTCTGCGCGACCGGCAGGCGGACGAAGCGGTGGGCGGGATCGATTATCTGGTGCAGCTCGCCGAGTCGGTGCCGACGTCGACGAACGCGCCGCACTACGCGCGGATCGTGCGCGACAAGGCGAAGCTGCGCGGGCTCATCAATGCGGCGGGGACGATTCTGCATGAGGCCTACGAGTCCGCCGAGCCGCCGAACCTCATCCTTGATAAGGCCGAGAAGCTGATTTTCGACATCGCGCAGTTCGCCACGACCGACGAGGCGGCGGCGCTGAGCGATCTGGTGCATCAGACATTCGAGGCACTGGAGGCGCGTCGCGAAGCGGGCGGGTCGATCACGGGGCTGCACACCGGATACTACCAGCTTGACGAAATGCTCAGCGGGCTTCAGCGCGGCGAGATGATCATCCTCGCGGCTCGCCCGTCGATGGGCAAAACCGCGCTGGCCTTGAACATCGCCGAGCATATCGCCGTGGATAATCGTCAGCCCGTGGCGGTGTTCAGCATCGAAATGGGCAAGCAGCAGCTCGCCGAGCGTCTGCTCAGTTCGCGGTCGGGCGTCGATGCACAGCGCATGCGTCGCAACATGCTCAACGCCGACGACATCGGCCGGCTCCAGTCCGCCGGCGGCGAGCTGTCCGACGCCCCGATGTTCATCGATGACACGCCGGGCCTCTCCGTCCTTCAGCTTCGCGCCAAGGCCCGCCGACTCTACTCGCGCCATCAGATCAAGGCCATCATGATCGATTACCTGCAATTGATGACCAGCCCCGGCGCCGAGAGCCGGCAGAACGAAGTGGGCGAGATCAGCCGCGGCGTCAAGGCGCTGGCGCGCGAACTCAATGTCCCGGTCATCTGTCTGTCGCAGCTGAATCGAAACCCCGAGGGCCGCGAGTCCAAGAAGCCGATGTTGAGCGATCTTCGCGAATCCGGCTCGATCGAACAGGATGCGGACGTGGTCATGATGCTCCACCGCGAAGACTATTACCATCACGATGACGAATGGCGGGCCGAAAACCCCGACAAAGTCGGCGTGGCGGAACTGATCATCGCCAAACAGCGCAACGGACCCACCGGCACCGTCCCCCTCCAGTTCGACGGAAAGACGACGCGCTTCAACAATCTCGCCCGCGGCTACAGCGACATCGAGTAG
- a CDS encoding amidohydrolase family protein — MSTLTLKNGRVIDPASGLDAVTDITLSAGKVAKIGKVAKPTGPVFDASGCLVSPGLIDPHVHFREPGQEEKETIATGAASAVHGGFTSVCCMPNTRPALDDDGRIEFVYKQAAKADLCNVYPVGAITKGRKGEELAEINLMARSGAVAFSDDGIAVASASVMAKALRYIATTGRPIMQHCEEPSLTKGGVMNAGLLATRLGLGGWPAVAEELIIQRDVMLNESIRCAYHVQHLTSAGGVDIVRRARKAGQPVTAEASPHHLLLTEDACAEYDTNAKMNPPLRTKADIKAIIKGIKDGVITILATDHAPHTREEKELEFASAPFGIIGLDCALPLYALALIDSGAIDWAAMLAMMTINPAKLCGLHGKGTLAEGADADVTIIDPKETWTIDVNAFESKSRNCPFGGWNVTGRAIATIVGGKIKMNRDADRIR, encoded by the coding sequence ATGTCGACATTGACCCTCAAGAACGGCCGCGTGATTGATCCGGCGTCGGGCCTCGACGCGGTGACGGACATCACGCTTTCGGCTGGAAAAGTCGCCAAAATCGGCAAGGTGGCCAAGCCGACCGGTCCGGTGTTCGACGCGTCGGGCTGCCTCGTGAGCCCCGGCCTGATCGATCCGCACGTGCACTTCCGCGAGCCGGGGCAGGAGGAAAAGGAAACGATCGCCACGGGCGCCGCCAGCGCCGTTCATGGCGGGTTCACGAGCGTGTGCTGCATGCCGAACACGCGGCCCGCGCTCGACGACGACGGGCGCATCGAATTCGTCTACAAGCAGGCGGCGAAGGCGGACCTGTGCAACGTGTATCCGGTGGGCGCGATCACCAAGGGCCGCAAGGGCGAGGAGCTGGCGGAGATCAACCTGATGGCGCGCAGCGGCGCGGTGGCGTTCAGCGACGACGGCATCGCGGTGGCCAGCGCGTCGGTGATGGCCAAGGCGCTGCGCTACATCGCCACGACCGGCCGACCGATCATGCAGCACTGCGAGGAGCCGTCGCTCACCAAGGGCGGGGTGATGAACGCGGGATTGCTGGCGACGCGGTTGGGACTCGGCGGCTGGCCGGCGGTGGCGGAGGAACTGATCATCCAGCGCGACGTGATGCTCAACGAATCGATCCGCTGCGCGTATCACGTGCAGCATCTGACGAGCGCCGGCGGCGTCGACATCGTCCGCCGGGCGCGCAAGGCGGGCCAACCCGTGACCGCCGAGGCCTCGCCGCATCATCTGCTATTGACGGAGGACGCCTGTGCCGAGTATGACACCAACGCGAAGATGAATCCGCCGCTGCGGACGAAGGCGGACATCAAGGCGATCATCAAGGGCATCAAGGACGGCGTCATCACGATCCTCGCCACCGACCACGCCCCGCACACGCGCGAGGAAAAGGAACTGGAATTCGCCAGCGCCCCCTTCGGGATCATCGGCCTGGACTGCGCCCTGCCGCTTTACGCCCTGGCGCTGATCGACTCGGGCGCGATCGACTGGGCGGCGATGCTGGCGATGATGACGATCAATCCCGCGAAGCTGTGCGGGCTGCACGGCAAGGGCACGCTCGCCGAGGGAGCGGATGCGGATGTGACGATCATCGATCCGAAAGAGACATGGACCATTGATGTGAACGCGTTCGAGAGCAAGTCGCGCAATTGTCCGTTCGGGGGATGGAACGTGACCGGGCGCGCGATCGCGACGATTGTCGGCGGGAAGATCAAGATGAATCGCGACGCGGATCGCATTCGATGA